One genomic segment of Nonomuraea coxensis DSM 45129 includes these proteins:
- a CDS encoding trypsin-like serine peptidase, with protein MNPRARRIATTLAGLTAAGLAAGSLDGAAAGATAPSDVVAVDVTTSAEQAIRFWTPDRAGPATGTKKSKQAGLPDTVGRVFFTLPRTDPRDPRNWRSCSATSVRSKHRNLVATAAHCVYDTRRNAFYDNWVFIPSYRDGKAPYGIYAAKTFNAHADFVVNEDYDYDYAFVNVHNGITASWKNAGRLGDKVGGQGITWNRSARLNVLSFGYPAGGRTMKRCTGTTRPMPEAKRYNAQQHVGLACAFTAGADGGPLLADYRSASRTGHLVGVNSVAWDTDGDGRYERISSPYFNGETYKIYKAAANRWTGVMP; from the coding sequence ATGAACCCCCGAGCAAGGCGCATCGCGACCACCCTCGCCGGCCTGACGGCCGCCGGGCTGGCCGCGGGAAGCCTCGACGGCGCCGCCGCCGGCGCCACGGCACCCTCGGACGTCGTCGCCGTCGACGTCACCACCTCCGCCGAGCAGGCGATCCGGTTCTGGACGCCGGACCGCGCCGGGCCGGCCACCGGCACGAAGAAGAGCAAGCAGGCCGGCCTGCCCGACACGGTCGGCAGGGTGTTCTTCACGCTGCCCCGCACCGACCCGCGCGACCCGCGCAACTGGCGTTCCTGCTCGGCCACCTCGGTGCGGAGCAAGCACCGCAACCTCGTGGCGACCGCCGCCCACTGCGTGTACGACACCCGGCGCAACGCCTTCTACGACAACTGGGTGTTCATCCCCTCGTACCGGGACGGGAAGGCCCCGTACGGCATCTACGCCGCGAAGACCTTCAACGCGCACGCCGACTTCGTGGTGAACGAGGACTACGACTACGACTACGCGTTCGTCAACGTCCACAACGGCATCACGGCCTCCTGGAAGAACGCCGGCCGCCTCGGCGACAAAGTCGGCGGCCAGGGCATCACCTGGAACCGGAGCGCCAGGCTGAACGTGCTCTCCTTCGGCTACCCGGCGGGCGGCCGCACCATGAAGCGCTGCACCGGGACGACCCGGCCGATGCCGGAGGCCAAGAGGTACAACGCGCAGCAGCACGTCGGCCTCGCGTGCGCCTTCACCGCCGGCGCCGACGGCGGGCCCCTGCTCGCCGACTACAGGAGCGCCTCGCGCACCGGCCATCTCGTCGGCGTCAACAGCGTGGCGTGGGACACCGACGGCGACGGCCGTTACGAGCGCATCTCGTCGCCGTACTTCAACGGTGAGACGTACAAGATCTACAAGGCGGCGGCGAACCGGTGGACCGGCGTCATGCCGTGA
- a CDS encoding trypsin-like serine peptidase encodes MISRARQLLAAALSGALLMLPAHTGIAAAQSAHATTAGKVQSIALARTAADVKRVADYWKPEKFKHTDSYSPATPGTAAAPRSTSAGAAAGPATRAAANTASKASTAKLSAGRLAAPALPAKGAQVGSTMGKVFFRFGDKEYWCSASAVAARNRSVVATAGHCAYDPRQAKAADYWIFVPNPGPNGEQPTGIYVASSISLHEDWIGRGDYDYDYAFVTVHRGFAWVNKNGQYTMQDVGRLQDNVGGLGLEINKKPGTYTVATFGYPAGAQPDGSRPYDGKTLRMCREGRTIWNAAPPLDLQKGVQLQACDFSAGTSGGPWVIDFDRTRKIGSLAGVNSLTWDRDGDKRYDAVSSPYFDTVAGTVYQRAAAQRTPAKIA; translated from the coding sequence ATGATCTCCCGGGCCCGGCAGCTGCTGGCCGCCGCGCTGAGCGGCGCGCTGCTGATGCTGCCTGCCCACACGGGGATCGCCGCCGCGCAGAGCGCGCACGCCACCACCGCCGGCAAGGTGCAGAGCATCGCCCTCGCCAGGACCGCCGCGGACGTCAAGCGGGTCGCCGACTACTGGAAGCCCGAGAAGTTCAAGCACACCGACAGCTACAGCCCGGCCACGCCCGGCACCGCCGCCGCGCCGCGATCGACCTCCGCGGGCGCCGCCGCCGGTCCGGCCACCCGCGCCGCCGCGAACACGGCGAGCAAGGCGAGCACCGCCAAGCTCAGCGCCGGCCGCCTCGCCGCGCCCGCGCTGCCGGCCAAGGGCGCCCAGGTCGGCAGCACGATGGGCAAGGTCTTCTTCCGCTTCGGCGACAAGGAGTACTGGTGCTCGGCCAGCGCGGTCGCGGCCAGGAACCGCAGCGTGGTCGCCACGGCCGGCCACTGCGCCTACGACCCGCGGCAGGCCAAGGCCGCCGACTACTGGATCTTCGTCCCCAACCCGGGACCCAACGGCGAGCAGCCCACGGGCATCTACGTGGCCTCGTCCATCAGCCTGCACGAGGACTGGATCGGCAGGGGCGACTACGACTACGACTACGCCTTCGTCACCGTCCACCGCGGCTTCGCCTGGGTGAACAAGAACGGCCAGTACACCATGCAGGACGTCGGCCGCCTCCAGGACAACGTGGGCGGCCTCGGCCTGGAGATCAACAAGAAGCCGGGCACCTACACGGTCGCGACCTTCGGCTACCCGGCGGGCGCGCAGCCCGACGGCAGCCGCCCGTACGACGGCAAGACGCTGCGGATGTGCCGCGAGGGCCGGACGATCTGGAACGCCGCCCCGCCGCTCGACCTGCAGAAGGGCGTGCAGCTCCAGGCGTGCGACTTCAGCGCGGGCACCAGCGGCGGGCCGTGGGTGATCGACTTCGACCGGACGCGCAAGATCGGCAGTCTCGCCGGCGTCAACAGCCTGACCTGGGACCGCGACGGCGACAAGCGTTACGACGCGGTCTCCTCGCCCTACTTCGACACGGTCGCGGGCACGGTCTACCAGCGCGCGGCGGCGCAACGCACGCCCGCGAAAATCGCCTGA
- a CDS encoding trypsin-like serine peptidase encodes MTRILLPAGGAFLATGLLAAGLSGAAQADGGVSHDPMARNNAQAVSVASFWLASNGAALRAARQYTWDAKEVRKVVSKGGYTPDGSPGTTAPTGSAKSAGSAQNINLPRTVGKVFFVDGHGKFRWCSATSIQSNQRNLVATAGHCVYDTDANRAVMDNWVFVPGYYQGKAPWGIYVGKQAFTHYDFEVYEDYDKDYAFVTVYNGILFDRVKQVDRRDYESFTGPKRRWGGHYYLLLSKDAGRLGDVVGGQGFAWNQASGKYVRTFGYPAAPHPDGNKPYSGVTPKHCYGRTTGKAVGASWLKIEEHIGLKCAVTPGYDGGPWLLNYSNAKRVGYVNGVTSTFADQDGNDRIDYITSPYFDGETAAVYNAAKNVWSGKIVGPRGELYR; translated from the coding sequence GTGACCCGAATCCTTCTGCCCGCCGGCGGCGCGTTCCTCGCCACCGGCCTGCTCGCGGCCGGCCTGTCCGGCGCCGCACAGGCCGACGGGGGCGTCTCCCACGACCCCATGGCCCGCAACAACGCCCAGGCCGTCTCGGTCGCCTCCTTCTGGCTCGCCTCCAACGGCGCCGCCCTGCGCGCCGCCAGGCAGTACACCTGGGACGCCAAGGAGGTGAGGAAGGTCGTCTCCAAGGGCGGCTACACCCCCGACGGCAGCCCCGGCACCACGGCGCCGACCGGCTCGGCGAAGTCCGCCGGCAGCGCCCAGAACATCAACCTGCCCCGTACGGTCGGCAAGGTCTTCTTCGTCGACGGCCACGGCAAGTTCCGCTGGTGCTCGGCCACCTCCATCCAGTCGAACCAGCGCAACCTGGTCGCCACCGCAGGCCACTGCGTCTACGACACCGACGCCAACAGGGCCGTCATGGACAACTGGGTCTTCGTGCCCGGTTACTACCAGGGCAAGGCCCCGTGGGGCATCTACGTCGGCAAGCAGGCCTTCACCCACTACGACTTCGAGGTCTACGAGGACTACGACAAGGACTACGCCTTCGTCACCGTCTACAACGGCATCCTCTTCGACCGCGTGAAGCAGGTGGACCGGCGCGACTACGAGAGCTTCACCGGCCCCAAGCGCCGCTGGGGCGGCCACTACTACCTCCTGCTGTCGAAGGACGCGGGCCGGCTCGGCGACGTCGTCGGCGGCCAGGGCTTCGCCTGGAACCAGGCGAGCGGCAAGTACGTCCGCACCTTCGGCTACCCGGCCGCGCCGCACCCGGACGGCAACAAGCCGTACAGCGGCGTGACGCCCAAGCACTGCTACGGGCGGACGACCGGGAAGGCCGTGGGCGCCTCCTGGCTGAAGATCGAGGAGCACATCGGGCTCAAGTGCGCCGTGACCCCCGGCTACGACGGCGGCCCCTGGCTGCTGAACTACAGCAACGCCAAGCGCGTCGGCTACGTCAACGGCGTCACCAGCACCTTCGCCGACCAGGACGGCAACGACCGCATCGACTACATCACCTCGCCGTACTTCGACGGTGAGACGGCCGCGGTCTACAACGCGGCCAAGAACGTCTGGTCCGGCAAGATCGTCGGCCCGAGGGGCGAGCTCTACAGATAG
- a CDS encoding trypsin-like serine peptidase yields the protein MKRILIPAGGAILATGLLAAGLAGSAQADTTTASDPMATTSANAKAIADFWAENNGAALKAAKESNVWDKSDVAKLQTKGGYSSDTKPGSTAPIGEEKKTTAKVQNVNLPKTIGKVFFVNGKGEKKWCSATSIQSKYRNLVATAGHCVYDTGSNADVMSKWVFVPGYYQGKAPWGIYVGKTAYTHYDFDVYEDYDRDYAFVTVYNGVSIGNGTTKKVTKAEWDKFQGVKDAKDEEITAAEYQKCKDLNGGETPDCWAKANTTEDLVGPDYKGAVKVLKEVSKEQFDAAPVGQKNGAKANRATVTEHVTESQYKSYNGPGYRKIDAKGNFTITHYFVKYWVKKTSSVKYYRTTFFIVEGHVKDAGRLGDNVGGQGFAWNQPTGKYVRVFGYPAAPHPDGNKNYTGVTPKWCYGKTTKKLVGSAAKKIEEHVALKCAMTEGADGGPWLYKYSNAKRLGYVNGVTSTFNDQDGNGRVDYISSPYFDGETNTVYKAAASNWSGKIV from the coding sequence TTGAAGCGCATCCTCATTCCCGCCGGTGGCGCCATCCTGGCTACCGGCCTTCTGGCCGCCGGCCTGGCCGGTTCGGCTCAGGCCGACACGACCACCGCCTCCGACCCGATGGCCACCACCTCGGCCAACGCGAAGGCCATCGCGGACTTCTGGGCGGAGAACAACGGTGCTGCCCTCAAGGCCGCCAAGGAGTCCAACGTCTGGGACAAGTCCGACGTGGCGAAGCTCCAGACCAAGGGCGGCTACAGCTCGGACACCAAGCCGGGCTCGACCGCGCCGATCGGCGAGGAGAAGAAGACCACGGCCAAGGTTCAGAACGTGAACCTGCCGAAGACCATCGGCAAGGTCTTCTTCGTCAACGGCAAGGGCGAGAAGAAGTGGTGCTCGGCCACTTCCATCCAGTCCAAGTACCGCAACCTGGTCGCCACGGCCGGCCACTGTGTGTACGACACCGGCTCGAACGCGGACGTCATGTCCAAGTGGGTCTTCGTCCCGGGTTACTACCAGGGCAAGGCGCCCTGGGGCATCTACGTGGGCAAGACCGCCTACACCCACTACGACTTCGACGTGTACGAGGACTACGACCGCGACTACGCGTTCGTGACCGTGTACAACGGCGTGAGCATCGGCAACGGGACCACCAAGAAGGTCACCAAGGCCGAGTGGGACAAGTTCCAGGGCGTCAAGGACGCCAAGGACGAGGAAATCACCGCTGCCGAGTACCAGAAGTGCAAGGACCTCAACGGCGGCGAGACCCCTGACTGCTGGGCCAAGGCCAACACGACCGAGGACCTGGTCGGTCCGGACTACAAGGGCGCCGTCAAGGTGCTCAAGGAAGTCTCCAAGGAGCAGTTCGACGCCGCCCCCGTCGGCCAGAAGAACGGCGCCAAGGCCAACCGGGCCACGGTCACCGAGCACGTGACCGAGTCGCAGTACAAGAGCTACAACGGTCCCGGCTACCGGAAAATCGACGCCAAGGGCAACTTCACCATCACCCACTACTTCGTCAAGTACTGGGTGAAGAAGACGTCCTCGGTGAAGTACTACCGGACCACGTTCTTCATCGTGGAGGGCCACGTCAAGGACGCCGGTCGCCTCGGCGACAACGTGGGCGGCCAGGGCTTCGCCTGGAACCAGCCGACCGGCAAGTACGTCCGCGTGTTCGGCTACCCGGCCGCTCCTCACCCTGACGGCAACAAGAACTACACCGGCGTCACGCCGAAGTGGTGCTACGGCAAGACCACCAAGAAGCTGGTCGGTTCCGCCGCCAAGAAGATCGAGGAGCACGTGGCGCTCAAGTGCGCCATGACCGAGGGCGCCGACGGCGGCCCCTGGCTGTACAAGTACAGCAACGCCAAGCGTCTCGGCTACGTCAACGGTGTCACCAGCACCTTCAACGACCAGGACGGCAACGGCCGCGTGGACTACATCTCGTCGCCGTACTTCGACGGCGAGACCAACACGGTCTACAAGGCCGCGGCCTCCAACTGGTCCGGCAAGATCGTCTGA
- a CDS encoding trypsin-like serine peptidase, with amino-acid sequence MKRILLPAGGAILATGLLAAGLAGTASASGVVDDAPLTPNNKVAETVDFWLKANGAALRAASVYRYDYKEVNKVVMKGGYTPDTKPGSTAPIGEEKKATVKVQNVNLPKTIGKVFFEGRDGKLYWCSATSIQSTYHNLVATAGHCVYQTGANGHVLDKWVFVPGYYQGKAPWGIYVGKQAFTHYDFANYEDYDRDYAFVTVYNGITLGNGDKKVVSKADWDKYEGIKDAYDVEISQAEYQKTVDLNGKETTDAWAKPSSFEDLVGPDHPDAVRAFKEVTKEQFDAAPSALNVQGHKTLGFPRVENVTETEYKNYTGPGYRKIDAKGNFTITHYSLTYFVKRTSSIKYYKTVFYVFSGFSKDVGRLGDNVGGQGFAWNQPTGKYVRTFGYPGGEHPDGNKPYTGVTPKWCYGKTNTKRTVVSAIKAEELVSLKCAVTPGYNGSPWLLKYSNAKRLGYVNGVTSAVFGDLDSNNRYDTIYSSYFDGETAAVYKAAAALWSGKVG; translated from the coding sequence TTGAAGCGCATCCTCCTCCCCGCCGGTGGCGCCATTCTGGCCACCGGTCTGCTGGCTGCTGGTCTGGCCGGCACGGCTTCCGCCTCGGGTGTCGTCGACGACGCGCCGCTGACCCCGAACAACAAGGTCGCCGAGACTGTCGACTTCTGGCTCAAGGCGAACGGCGCTGCCCTGCGGGCGGCGTCGGTCTACCGCTATGACTACAAGGAAGTCAACAAGGTCGTCATGAAGGGCGGCTACACCCCGGACACCAAGCCGGGCTCCACCGCCCCGATCGGCGAGGAGAAGAAGGCCACGGTCAAGGTTCAGAACGTGAACCTGCCCAAGACCATCGGCAAGGTCTTCTTCGAGGGCCGTGACGGCAAGCTGTACTGGTGCTCCGCCACCTCGATCCAGTCGACCTACCACAACCTGGTCGCCACCGCTGGTCACTGCGTGTACCAGACCGGTGCGAACGGGCACGTCCTCGACAAGTGGGTCTTCGTCCCGGGTTACTACCAGGGCAAGGCTCCTTGGGGCATCTACGTGGGTAAGCAGGCCTTCACCCACTACGACTTCGCCAACTACGAGGACTACGACCGCGACTACGCGTTCGTCACCGTTTACAACGGCATCACGCTGGGCAACGGCGACAAGAAGGTCGTGTCCAAGGCTGACTGGGACAAGTACGAGGGGATCAAGGACGCCTACGACGTCGAGATCTCCCAGGCCGAGTACCAGAAGACCGTTGACCTCAACGGCAAGGAGACCACGGACGCCTGGGCCAAGCCCAGCTCCTTCGAGGACCTCGTCGGCCCGGACCACCCCGATGCGGTGCGGGCGTTCAAGGAAGTCACCAAGGAGCAGTTCGACGCGGCTCCCTCCGCGCTGAACGTTCAGGGTCACAAGACTCTGGGCTTCCCGCGTGTGGAGAACGTCACCGAGACCGAGTACAAGAACTACACCGGTCCGGGCTACCGCAAGATCGACGCCAAGGGTAACTTCACCATTACCCACTACTCCCTCACGTACTTCGTGAAGCGGACGTCGTCGATCAAGTACTACAAGACGGTGTTCTACGTCTTCTCCGGCTTCAGCAAGGACGTCGGTCGCCTCGGCGACAACGTCGGTGGCCAGGGCTTCGCGTGGAACCAGCCGACTGGTAAGTACGTCCGTACCTTCGGGTACCCGGGTGGCGAGCACCCCGACGGCAACAAGCCCTACACGGGTGTCACGCCGAAGTGGTGCTACGGCAAGACCAACACCAAGCGTACGGTCGTCTCCGCCATCAAGGCTGAGGAGCTCGTGTCGCTGAAGTGCGCCGTCACCCCGGGCTACAACGGCTCCCCGTGGCTGCTCAAGTACAGCAACGCCAAGCGTCTCGGCTACGTCAACGGCGTCACCAGCGCCGTGTTCGGCGACCTGGACAGCAACAACCGGTACGACACGATCTACTCGTCGTACTTCGACGGCGAGACCGCTGCCGTCTACAAGGCCGCTGCGGCCCTGTGGTCCGGCAAGGTCGGCTGA
- a CDS encoding trypsin-like serine peptidase, producing MKRLLIPLAAAGLTAATFAFPASAEPHWATDPLAPKPADAYSSANFWLDANGAALRKATQYYWDFKNVPKLVGTQSKTPDDGKPGLTAPTGSVAAATKVKNVNLPKTIGKVFFIDRSGKYRWCSATSIQSRHRNLVVTAGHCVYERGKDVFRKWVFIPGYYQGKAPWGVYAGAYAFTAYDLDVYDDYDGDYAFVAVHNGYSLAGSKQVSKEEYDKWYGDKWANDVEITQAEYTKCVDLNGGESADCWAKLATTSDVVGPDYPTKKRAFKEVAKEEYDKAPTGTGNGAKEPAKTVVDQVTKSEYEAYKGLGYRKIDALGNYTITHYYLGYWVKETTKTLYYKTVFTVGIAKDLGRLGDVVGGQGFAWNQPMGQHVTVFGYPSAPHPDGDKPYTGLTPKYCMGKTATKMYQINTFKAETHQVLKCSMTPGADGGPWLIKYNNNKRTGYVNGVTSTFADQDGNDRIDFISSAYFDGEVADVYKQASLAETKAIVSPKGELLQ from the coding sequence TTGAAGCGCCTGCTCATCCCCCTCGCCGCCGCCGGCCTGACCGCCGCCACCTTCGCCTTTCCCGCCAGCGCCGAGCCCCATTGGGCCACCGACCCGCTCGCGCCGAAGCCCGCTGACGCCTACAGCAGCGCGAACTTCTGGCTCGACGCCAACGGAGCCGCCCTGCGCAAGGCCACCCAGTACTACTGGGACTTCAAGAACGTGCCCAAGCTCGTGGGCACGCAGAGCAAGACCCCCGACGACGGCAAGCCCGGCCTGACCGCACCCACCGGGTCCGTCGCCGCCGCCACCAAGGTGAAGAACGTCAACCTGCCGAAGACCATCGGCAAGGTCTTCTTCATCGACCGCTCCGGCAAGTACCGCTGGTGCTCGGCCACCTCCATCCAGTCGCGCCACCGCAACCTGGTCGTCACCGCCGGCCACTGCGTCTACGAGCGCGGCAAGGACGTCTTCCGCAAGTGGGTCTTCATCCCCGGCTACTACCAGGGCAAGGCTCCGTGGGGCGTCTACGCGGGCGCCTACGCCTTCACCGCCTACGACCTCGACGTCTATGACGACTACGACGGCGACTACGCCTTCGTCGCCGTCCACAACGGCTACTCCCTGGCCGGCTCCAAGCAGGTGAGCAAGGAGGAGTACGACAAGTGGTACGGCGACAAGTGGGCCAACGACGTCGAGATCACCCAGGCCGAGTACACCAAGTGCGTCGACCTGAACGGCGGGGAGTCGGCCGACTGCTGGGCCAAGCTCGCCACCACCAGTGACGTCGTGGGCCCGGACTACCCGACCAAGAAGCGCGCCTTCAAGGAAGTCGCCAAGGAGGAGTACGACAAGGCTCCCACCGGGACGGGCAACGGCGCCAAGGAGCCGGCCAAGACCGTCGTCGACCAGGTGACCAAGTCGGAGTACGAGGCGTACAAGGGCCTGGGCTACCGCAAGATCGACGCGCTCGGCAACTACACCATCACCCACTACTACCTGGGTTACTGGGTGAAGGAGACCACGAAGACCCTGTACTACAAGACGGTCTTCACGGTCGGCATCGCCAAGGATCTCGGCCGGCTCGGTGACGTCGTCGGCGGCCAGGGCTTCGCCTGGAACCAGCCCATGGGCCAGCACGTCACCGTCTTCGGCTACCCGAGCGCCCCGCACCCCGACGGCGACAAGCCCTACACCGGCCTGACGCCGAAGTACTGCATGGGCAAGACCGCCACGAAGATGTACCAGATCAACACCTTCAAGGCGGAGACCCACCAGGTGCTCAAGTGCTCGATGACGCCGGGCGCCGACGGCGGCCCCTGGCTGATCAAGTACAACAACAACAAGCGCACCGGTTACGTCAACGGCGTGACGAGCACCTTCGCCGACCAGGACGGCAACGACCGGATCGACTTCATCAGCTCGGCGTACTTCGACGGCGAGGTCGCCGACGTCTACAAGCAGGCGAGCCTGGCCGAGACGAAGGCCATCGTGAGCCCGAAGGGCGAACTGCTTCAGTAG
- a CDS encoding NAD(P)-dependent malic enzyme, giving the protein MAVTPASTPGSSSVENLDLDPAFALHRGGKIEIRSTIPVRDADDLSLAYTPGVARVCTAIAETPSLVHDYTWASRVVAVVSDGTAVLGLGDIGPAAAMPVMEGKALLFKEFGGVDAVPICLDCTDVDALVETVARLAPSFGGINLEDISAPRCFEVEARLRDLLDIPVFHDDQHGTAIVVLAALQNAARLTGRTLGDLRAVVAGAGASGVAVTRILLEAGIGDIAVSDSKGLIYQGREGLNPVKESLARDTNKARLTGSTEEALAGADVFVGLSGSTVTEQAIASMAEGSIVFALSNPTPEVHPEAAARHAAVVATGRSDFPNQINNVLAFPGVFRGALDVRASTITENMKVAAADALAAVVGDDLTATYVIPSPFDERVAPAVTAAVAAQARADGVARL; this is encoded by the coding sequence GTGGCTGTCACGCCCGCTTCTACGCCAGGTTCCTCATCCGTCGAGAACCTCGATCTCGATCCCGCCTTCGCGCTGCACCGCGGCGGCAAGATCGAGATCCGCTCCACCATTCCGGTCCGCGACGCCGACGACCTGTCGCTCGCCTACACGCCCGGCGTGGCCCGGGTCTGCACCGCCATCGCCGAGACGCCGTCGCTCGTCCACGACTACACCTGGGCCTCCAGGGTCGTCGCCGTGGTCTCCGACGGCACCGCCGTGCTCGGACTCGGGGACATCGGCCCGGCCGCCGCCATGCCCGTCATGGAGGGCAAGGCGCTGCTGTTCAAGGAGTTCGGCGGGGTCGACGCGGTGCCCATCTGCCTCGACTGCACCGACGTCGACGCGCTCGTCGAGACCGTGGCGCGGCTCGCGCCGTCGTTCGGCGGCATCAACCTCGAGGACATCAGCGCGCCGCGCTGCTTCGAGGTCGAGGCCCGCCTGCGCGACCTGCTCGACATCCCCGTCTTCCACGACGACCAGCACGGCACCGCCATCGTGGTGCTCGCCGCGCTCCAGAACGCCGCCAGGCTGACCGGCCGGACCCTCGGCGACCTGCGGGCGGTCGTCGCGGGCGCCGGAGCCTCGGGCGTCGCGGTGACCCGGATCCTGCTGGAGGCCGGCATCGGCGACATCGCCGTCTCCGACTCCAAGGGCCTGATCTACCAGGGCAGGGAAGGGCTCAACCCGGTCAAGGAGTCGCTGGCCCGCGACACCAACAAGGCCAGGCTCACCGGCTCCACCGAGGAGGCGCTGGCCGGCGCCGACGTGTTCGTCGGACTGTCCGGCTCGACGGTCACCGAGCAGGCCATCGCCTCCATGGCCGAAGGCTCGATCGTCTTCGCCCTGTCCAACCCCACTCCCGAGGTCCACCCCGAGGCCGCCGCCCGGCACGCCGCGGTCGTCGCCACCGGCCGGTCCGACTTCCCCAACCAGATCAACAACGTGCTGGCCTTCCCCGGCGTGTTCCGGGGCGCGCTCGACGTGCGGGCCTCCACGATCACCGAGAACATGAAGGTGGCCGCGGCCGACGCGCTCGCCGCCGTCGTGGGCGACGACCTCACCGCGACGTACGTCATCCCGAGCCCCTTCGACGAGCGCGTCGCGCCCGCCGTCACCGCCGCGGTGGCCGCCCAGGCGCGGGCCGACGGGGTCGCCCGTCTCTGA
- a CDS encoding ABC transporter substrate-binding protein: MALSPKGRRGYAAGALALTAALALSACGSDSGSGGADTSADAGSGSAAAVKLVQPGKLTVCTNIPYEPFQFKDASGNVVGFDVDIVDLAAKKLGVTQNIVDIDFAVIKSGAAMAAGKCDVAAAGMTITPERAQNITFSDPYFDATQALLAKKGTGAKSLEDVKAKGLKLGAQASTTGLDYAKKQGFDPTEYADSPKELLALQAGQADVIIQDLPVVLTWLKKPEVAEKFELIASLDTGEQYGIGMKKDADPVLVKTINEELAKAKQDGTYEKIYVKWFDKKPGELS, encoded by the coding sequence ATGGCCCTCAGCCCCAAGGGCCGCCGTGGCTACGCCGCCGGCGCGCTCGCCCTGACCGCCGCTCTCGCCCTGTCCGCCTGCGGCAGTGACTCCGGCTCGGGCGGCGCCGACACCAGCGCCGACGCCGGCTCCGGCTCGGCCGCCGCGGTGAAGCTGGTGCAGCCCGGCAAGCTCACGGTCTGCACCAACATCCCCTACGAGCCGTTCCAGTTCAAGGACGCGAGCGGCAACGTCGTCGGCTTCGACGTCGACATCGTCGACCTCGCCGCCAAGAAGCTCGGCGTCACCCAGAACATCGTCGACATCGACTTCGCGGTGATCAAGAGCGGCGCCGCGATGGCCGCCGGCAAGTGCGACGTCGCCGCCGCGGGCATGACCATCACCCCCGAGCGGGCCCAGAACATCACCTTCTCCGACCCGTACTTCGACGCCACGCAGGCCCTGCTGGCCAAGAAGGGCACGGGCGCGAAGTCCCTGGAGGACGTCAAGGCGAAGGGCCTCAAGCTCGGCGCCCAGGCCAGCACCACCGGCCTCGACTACGCCAAGAAGCAGGGCTTCGACCCCACCGAGTACGCCGACTCCCCCAAGGAGCTGCTGGCGCTCCAGGCCGGCCAGGCCGACGTCATCATCCAGGACCTGCCGGTCGTGCTCACCTGGCTGAAGAAGCCGGAGGTCGCCGAGAAGTTCGAGCTGATCGCCAGCCTCGACACCGGCGAGCAGTACGGCATCGGCATGAAGAAGGACGCCGACCCGGTCCTCGTCAAGACCATCAACGAGGAGCTCGCCAAGGCGAAGCAGGACGGCACCTACGAGAAGATCTACGTGAAGTGGTTCGACAAGAAGCCCGGCGAGCTGAGCTGA
- a CDS encoding amino acid ABC transporter permease, which yields MADLPKTAEPARARLSPRKKQQISRGVQYALLVVALVAVVLYADWGSLAQNFAKPDVAEHALPELFTVALRNTIIYAVGGFVFAFVLGLLLALMRLSQVRPYRWIAVVYIEIFRGLPALLIFLMITFLPLALPGFQVPFGTYGQGILGLGLVGAAYQAEVFRAGLQAVPKGQTEAARSLGMSATRAQVTVIIPQAIRMVIPPTTNQFVALLKDSSLVLFLGVSGEYVELAKFGNDLASQYANATPIMVAGVTYLIVTIPLGYLASRLEGRKGRKR from the coding sequence ATGGCCGACCTGCCCAAGACGGCTGAGCCTGCCCGCGCCAGGCTCAGCCCGCGGAAGAAGCAGCAGATCAGCCGCGGCGTCCAGTACGCCCTGCTGGTCGTCGCGCTGGTCGCCGTCGTCCTGTACGCCGACTGGGGCAGCCTGGCGCAGAACTTCGCCAAGCCCGACGTGGCCGAGCACGCGCTGCCCGAGCTGTTCACCGTCGCGCTGCGCAACACGATCATCTACGCGGTCGGCGGGTTCGTCTTCGCGTTCGTGCTGGGGCTGCTGCTGGCCCTGATGCGGCTGTCGCAGGTGCGGCCCTACCGGTGGATCGCGGTCGTCTACATCGAGATCTTCCGGGGCCTGCCGGCCCTGCTGATCTTCCTGATGATCACTTTCCTGCCGCTGGCGCTGCCCGGCTTCCAGGTGCCCTTCGGCACGTACGGGCAGGGCATCCTCGGCCTCGGCCTGGTGGGCGCCGCCTACCAGGCGGAGGTCTTCCGCGCGGGCCTGCAGGCCGTGCCCAAGGGCCAGACGGAGGCGGCCAGGTCGCTCGGCATGTCCGCCACCCGGGCCCAGGTCACGGTGATCATCCCGCAGGCCATCAGGATGGTCATCCCGCCGACCACCAACCAGTTCGTGGCGCTGCTCAAGGACTCCTCCCTGGTGCTGTTCCTGGGCGTGTCCGGCGAGTACGTCGAGCTGGCCAAGTTCGGCAACGACCTGGCCTCCCAGTACGCCAACGCCACGCCGATCATGGTGGCGGGCGTGACGTACCTGATCGTCACCATCCCGCTGGGATACCTCGCCTCCCGGCTCGAGGGGCGCAAGGGGAGGAAGCGATGA